One window from the genome of Saccharomyces mikatae IFO 1815 strain IFO1815 genome assembly, chromosome: 4 encodes:
- the UBX5 gene encoding DNA protein crosslink repair co-factor UBX5 (similar to Saccharomyces cerevisiae UBX5 (YDR330W); ancestral locus Anc_5.374), producing the protein MSEEKINEFMAITGADNAAIATQFIEMADGNLDTAISLFFENGGPSLLSSNNTSAPQNSASMAPISADADADAQLAERLQREAYQQQHEQDFVRPPDEARHEVLTESSGFPTSYGGIGGRFEPLHRINDMFDETRPEGIFNQRLDDTNTNTYINDDSSDSFESSEENEDDEYEYVEEPVIELDEDGNIKEYTKLVRKPKFISKEQKLALLFKPPFSIMSKLDLDQAKQKARIKQKWIMINIQDSGIFQCQALNRDLWSSRPVKTIVRDNFIFLQYQYESRNAQPYLQFYHLNNKDDLPHIAILDPITGERVKQWNRAVPMPEQFISEVSAFLASFSLDPKVPNPTVNEPPPKLDPTTLTEEQQMELAIKESLNNTSIESNQEKVPNADQGQKQVQDVDSFNTVEAKVHPEPLNKPGITTRIQIRTGDGTRLVRRFNALEDTVRTIYEVVKTEMDGFADAKFTLNDHQREDLIDKLNMSIADAGLKNSSLLLEKIDSE; encoded by the coding sequence ATGTCAGAGGAAAAGATAAACGAATTCATGGCCATCACTGGTGCTGATAACGCTGCTATTGCCACTCAATTCATCGAAATGGCAGACGGTAACTTGGACACCGCCATATCATTGTTTTTCGAAAATGGTGGACCCTCCTTGCTGAGCAGCAACAATACCTCTGCTCCTCAAAATTCTGCTTCCATGGCCCCTATCTCAGCGGACGCTGATGCCGATGCCCAATTGGCAGAGAGGTTACAAAGGGAAGCTTATCAGCAACAACATGAACAAGATTTTGTCAGGCCGCCTGATGAGGCAAGACATGAGGTACTTACCGAGAGTTCTGGGTTCCCAACTTCTTATGGCGGCATTGGCGGAAGATTCGAGCCATTGCATCGGATAAACGATATGTTTGATGAAACGAGACCTGAAGGCATCTTCAATCAACGATTGGATGACACGAACACCAACACATACATCAATGATGACTCTTCAGATTCCTTTGAATCGTCTGAAGAAAACGAGGACGACGAGTACGAGTATGTGGAAGAGCCAGTTATTGAACTTGACGAAGATGGTAACATCAAGGAGTATACTAAATTAGTAAGAAAACCTAAATTTATTTCTAAGGAACAGAAGTTGGCTTTATTGTTCAAACCtccattttcaattatGTCCAAACTGGACCTGGATCAAGCAAAGCAAAAGGCAAGGATCAAGCAAAAATGGATAATGATTAACATTCAAGACTCCGGAATTTTCCAATGTCAGGCTCTCAACAGAGATCTGTGGTCATCCAGACCGGTCAAGACCATAGTAAGAgataatttcatttttctacAATACCAATACGAATCACGCAATGCCCAGCCCTATCTACAATTCTATCACTTGAATAATAAAGATGATCTACCTCATATTGCCATACTAGATCCAATCACTGGTGAACGTGTCAAGCAATGGAATAGAGCTGTTCCCATGCCGGAACAATTCATTTCGGAAGTTAGTGCGTTTCTAGCCTCGTTTTCCTTAGATCCTAAGGTCCCTAATCCGACGGTCAATGAACCACCTCCTAAATTAGACCCAACGACTTTAACTGAAGAGCAACAAATGGAACTAGCAATCAAAGAGTCATTAAATAATACCTCAATTGAGtcaaaccaagaaaaagtacCGAATGCTGATCAAGGGCAGAAGCAAGTCCAAGATGTAGATTCATTCAATACTGTTGAAGCCAAAGTGCATCCGGAACCGCTAAATAAACCAGGAATAACCACAAGAATCCAAATACGTACTGGTGACGGCACCAGACTAGTTCGCAGATTTAATGCTCTAGAAGACACTGTGCGTACTATTTACGAAGTTGTCAAGACTGAAATGGATGGTTTTGCGGATGCAAAATTCACTCTGAATGATCATCAAAGAGAGGATTTGATTGATAAATTGAATATGAGCATAGCAGACGCCGGATTGAAGAACAGTTCTTTACTGCTCGAGAAAATTGACTCCGAGTAA
- the GPI8 gene encoding GPI-anchor transamidase (similar to Saccharomyces cerevisiae GPI8 (YDR331W); ancestral locus Anc_5.375), whose product MRIAMHLLLLLLYFFLLPFSGANKTDAAHEAIATNTNNWAVLVSTSRFWFNYRHMANVLSMYRTVKRLGIPDSQIILMLSDDVACNSRNLFPGSVFNNKDHAIDLYGDSVEVDYRGYEVTVENFIRLLTDRWTEDHPKSKRLLTDENSNIFIYMTGHGGDDFLKFQDAEEIASEDIADAFQQMYEKKRYNEIFFMIDTCQANTMYSKFYSPNILAVGSSEMDESSYSHHSDVEIGVAVIDRFTYYCLDFLEQIDKNSTLTLQDLFDSFTFERIHSHVGVRTDLFDRDPSEVLITDFFANVQNVIPDNSKPLSISHYHHHKDYIETAQYEHDNNVLDLALEKYHRNITSSKVDKIITHIKSSNVLNVDIDSNEYSFSSFKRSASLVLVHIIAIVFFMLRGNTSKATHDLYTS is encoded by the coding sequence ATGCGTATAGCGATGCATCTGCTGCTGCTACTtctatacttttttttgctgCCCTTCTCTGGCGCAAACAAAACAGATGCTGCGCACGAAGCCATAGCAACGAACACAAACAACTGGGCCGTGTTAGTGTCTACCTCGCGATTCTGGTTCAATTATAGACATATGGCTAACGTTCTAAGTATGTACAGAACTGTCAAGAGATTGGGTATCCCGGATTcacaaataatattgatgCTGAGTGATGATGTGGCGTGCAATTCGAGAAATCTATTTCCTGGAAGTGTGTTTAACAACAAAGATCACGCTATTGATCTTTACGGTGATTCTGTCGAGGTTGACTACAGAGGTTATGAAGTTACTGTGGAGAACTTTATAAGATTATTAACTGACAGATGGACAGAAGATCATCCTAAATCCAAACGGCTGCTGACAGatgaaaattctaatattttcatatatatgaCAGGTCATGGCGGTGATGATTTCTTAAAGTTTCAAGACGCTGAAGAGATTGCCTCTGAAGATATTGCCGATGCGTTTCAGCAAATGtacgaaaagaaaagatataaTGAGATCTTCTTCATGATAGATACTTGTCAGGCAAATACGATGTATTCCAAGTTCTACTCTCCCAACATTTTGGCTGTAGGCTCAAGCGAAATGGATGAAAGCTCGTATTCACATCATTCAGATGTAGAAATAGGAGTGGCTGTTATTGATAGATTCACATACTACTGTTTAGATTTTTTGGAGCAAATTGACAAAAATTCCACTTTAACCTTACAGGACCTTTTTGATTCATTTACGTTTGAAAGGATTCACTCCCATGTTGGTGTTAGAACTGATTTGTTTGATAGAGATCCGTCAGAGGTTTTGATTactgatttttttgccaATGTACAGAATGTGATTCCCGACAATTCGAAACCTCTTTCCATAAgtcattatcatcaccACAAAGATTATATCGAAACTGCTCAATATGAGCATGACAATAATGTATTAGATTTGGCTCTGGAGAAATACCATAGAAACATCACTTCCTCCAAAGTTGACAAAATCATTACACATATTAAGTCCAGCAATGTTTTGAATGTTGACATAGATTCTAATGAATATTCcttctcttctttcaaaCGATCAGCTTCATTAGTACTGGTACATATAATAGCGATCGTGTTCTTCATGTTGAGAGGAAACACTAGTAAAGCGACACATGACCTGTACACTAGTTGA
- the RQC1 gene encoding Rqc1p (similar to Saccharomyces cerevisiae YDR333C; ancestral locus Anc_5.380), which yields MSSRALRKLQDDNALLESLLTNANANKVTRGKSTASDGQKQQNIFSLMNNAHDPDYSSDEEQVSGHDEEGPVTGEHDAGNNAQPKKIILASKSSRRKKNKKSKKKPKNHINEVGNDENSDDEEFDRIIQQFKKTDILKYGRNETNGEANEEGFFTASESEETFVEPWKCFLSLESDPGFTKFPISSLKHSCKFFQNDFKKLDPHTEFKLLFDDISPESLEDIDSMTSTPVSPQQLKQIQRMKRLVRNWGGKDHKLVPNGPGMHPHHLKFTKIRDDWVPTQRGELSMKLLNSDDLLDWQLWERPLDWKDVIQNDVNQWQKLISFYKFEPLNSDLSKKSMMDFYLSVIVHPDHEALINLISSKFPYHVPGLLQVALIFIRQGDKSNTNGLLQRALFVFDRALKANIIFDSLTCQLPFIYFFNRQFYLTIFRYIQSLAQRGVIGTASEWTKVLWSLSPLEDPLGCRYFLDHYFLLNNDYQYIIELSDSPLMNCYKEWNTLGFSVGVVLSFLRIKEINSARNALLKAFKHHPLQLAEIFKEKLLGDITLTKNLTIDGHLAEVLELKAYMARFPLLWTRNEDISFLHNELSIILQDYQNGNITIDSNDKVDDNRTNESQSHFFITGIPINLLRFAILSEESSVMAAIPPSIWSDYEVYEFDVLPPTPTSKESIDVIENIKSFINEKDLAALQIERIQDEDLLNQIRQISLQQYIHENEESNVNGRQ from the coding sequence ATGAGTTCTAGGGCATTGAGAAAGTTACAGGATGACAACGCCCTGCTTGAGTCGTTACTAACAAACGCCAACGCGAATAAAGTGACCCGTGGTAAAAGTACTGCCAGTGATGGTCAGAAACAACAGAATATCTTTTCTCTCATGAACAATGCACATGATCCAGATTATTCTAGTGATGAAGAGCAAGTATCTGGACacgatgaagaaggtcCCGTTACTGGTGAACACGATGCCGGAAACAATGCTCAAcctaaaaaaatcatcCTTGCATCGAAGTCTTCtagaaggaaaaagaataaaaagtcaaagaaaaagccaaaaaaCCACATCAATGAGGTCggaaatgatgaaaattctGATGACGAAGAGTTTGACAGAATTATTCAACAGTTTAAGAAAACTGATATATTGAAGTACGGTAGGAATGAGACAAATGGTGAAGCTAATGAGGAGGGTTTTTTCACGGCATCAGAATCCGAAGAAACATTTGTTGAACCTTGGAAGTGCTTTTTAAGCTTAGAAAGTGATCCGGGATTTACAAAATTTCCCATTTCATCGTTGAAGCATTCTTGCAAGTTTTTCCAAAACGATTTTAAGAAGTTGGACCCTCATACGGAATTTAAACTGttatttgatgatatcTCTCCAGAGTCGCTCGAAGATATCGATTCTATGACGTCTACGCCCGTATCTCCTCAGCAGCTGAAACAGATCCAGAGAATGAAAAGGTTGGTTAGAAACTGGGGCGGAAAAGATCACAAGTTGGTGCCTAACGGCCCTGGGATGCATCCGCATCATCTGAAATTTACCAAGATAAGGGATGACTGGGTTCCTACTCAAAGAGGTGAGCTGTCTATGAAACTTTTAAATTCTGATGATCTTTTAGATTGGCAATTATGGGAGAGACCGTTAGATTGGAAAGATGTTATTCAAAACGATGTTAATCAATGGCAAAAATTGATCTCATTTTATAAATTCGAGCCCTTGAATTCCGATTTGAGTAAGAAATCAATGATGGACTTCTACCTAAGTGTTATAGTTCATCCTGATCATGAAGCCCTTATAAACCTGATTTCTTCTAAGTTTCCATACCATGTACCTGGGTTATTACAAGTCGCCCTGATATTTATTAGGCAGGGCGATAAATCAAATACTAACGGATTATTACAAAGAGCACTTTTCGTCTTCGATAGAGCTTTGAAAGCgaatattatttttgattcCTTAACTTGCCAATTACCTTTCATATACTTCTTTAACAGACAGTTCTACTTGACTATATTTAGATACATCCAATCGCTTGCTCAAAGAGGTGTCATAGGTACCGCTAGTGAATGGACAAAGGTTCTTTGGTCTCTGAGCCCATTGGAAGATCCCTTAGGATGCCGGTATTTTCTCGATCACTACTTCTTATTGAATAATGACTATCAATATATCATTGAGCTGTCCGACTCTCCATTAATGAACTGTTACAAAGAATGGAATACCCTAGGATTTTCGGTAGGTGTAGTATTAAGTTTCTTGAGAATAAAGGAGATAAATTCAGCCCGCAATGCGCTTTTAAAAGCTTTTAAACACCATCCTTTACAACTTGCAGAAATTTTTAAGGAAAAACTTTTGGGCGACATTACACTAACCAAGAATCTAACTATTGATGGTCATTTGGCAGAAGTTTTAGAATTGAAAGCATACATGGCTCGTTTCCCATTGTTATGGACTAGAAATGAAGATATATCATTTTTGCATAACGAATTATCGATTATTTTACAGGATTACCAAAATGGAAACATCACTATTGATTCAAATGACAAGGTAGATGATAATAGAACTAACGAATCACAATcacattttttcattacagGAATCCCAATCAATTTATTACGATTTGCCATATTATCTGAGGAGTCTTCAGTTATGGCTGCCATTCCTCCATCTATCTGGTCGGACTATGAAGTATATGAATTTGACGTATTGCCTCCAACACCTACGTCGAAGGAATCAATCGATGTGAttgaaaacatcaaaagCTTCATCAATGAAAAGGATTTAGCGGCCCTCCAAATCGAAAGAATACAAGATGAAGATCTACTGAATCAAATTAGACAAATATCCTTACAACAATACATTCATGAAAATGAGGAGTCAAACGTGAATGGACGCCAATAA
- the IRC3 gene encoding double-stranded DNA-dependent ATPase (similar to Saccharomyces cerevisiae IRC3 (YDR332W); ancestral locus Anc_5.377), whose protein sequence is MISTLATRIPTFCISLKTLRTKVIKRCHSIPVLRDYQQDAINACVDSIRQGTKRIGVSLATGGGKTVIFSNLIDQLRQSYLGENEGSFKSLILVHRRELALQATNTLKKIFPELKVHIEMGKYECDIEDSDVIVASVQTLIRRLDKYNSDSVNLIIIDEAHHSVANSYRSILDHFNASTTETKIPVVGFSATFERADKRALSTVMDKIVYHRGILEMIDDKWLCEAKFTSVKIEADLSTVKSTTDDFQLSPLSSIMNTNEINEVILKTYLHKKQKKSLKSTLLFGVDKTHVRSLHKLFKANGITTDYVTSDTKQIERDNIIQKFKNGEIEVLMNCGIFTEGTDMPNIDCILLCRPTKSRSLLIQMIGRGLRLHHSKDNCHIIDFIGASNVGVVSAPTLLGIRSDETEFDDATMEDLKAIQGEIVAKQQKIDEKLKALFQNNETTVGNVSERNSAVNWIQNANSLDLTLCSFDSFRNFTQSNNSYPAGKELDEASEAIKEMELLMNSQYPWVKFASNAWGLPLKGKNHLRVYKEKSEDKSSVVYHLKMYRQLPSFITNKYADYVPKSIIKDASLWNVMSKVEKIINTLNQDLEGQTMQYQAISSKFSKWRNAAPTPKQRCFVFKKIKKVYGESAKDFISLSLDDITKYIDTKMTKGDASNLIFASSLAPVYPLKSLLRILEYQKRRSSIK, encoded by the coding sequence ATGATCTCAACGTTAGCCACTAGGATTCCGACATTTTGTATTTCCCTGAAAACACTTCGTACTAAAGTCATAAAAAGGTGCCACTCGATTCCTGTACTCAGAGATTATCAGCAAGATGCTATAAATGCATGTGTCGATTCAATTCGACAAGgaacaaaaagaattgGAGTATCATTAGCCACAGGGGGGGGTAAGACAGTAATATTCTCAAATCTTATCGATCAGTTGCGTCAAAGCTATTTGGGAGAAAATGAAGGAAGTTTTAAATCGCTGATTTTGGTTCACAGAAGGGAGCTGGCTTTACAAGCGACAAACActctcaaaaaaatattccCTGAGCTGAAGGTCCATATAGAAATGGGAAAATATGAGTGCGATATTGAAGATTCTGACGTTATTGTTGCATCTGTCCAAACTTTAATCAGAAGGCTCGATAAATATAATTCTGATTCAGTGAATCTCAtaattattgatgaagcCCATCATTCTGTAGCTAATTCCTATAGAAGTATTTTAGATCATTTTAATGCTTCAACTACAGAAACGAAAATTCCTGTTGTTGGCTTCAGTGCAACTTTTGAAAGGGCAGATAAGAGAGCTCTGTCGACCGTAATGGATAAAATTGTGTATCATAGGGGAATACTGGAAATGATTGATGACAAGTGGCTATGTGAGGCAAAATTTACGTCAGTAAAAATCGAGGCAGATTTATCAACTGTTAAAAGCACTACGGATGATTTTCAGCTGTCACCGTTATCATCCATTATGAATACAAATGAAATCAATGAGGTAATCCTAAAAACTTACTTACataaaaagcaaaaaaaatcgttAAAATCTACACTATTATTTGGCGTTGATAAAACACATGTACGAAGTTTGCATAAACTATTCAAAGCCAATGGTATCACCACAGACTATGTTACTTCGGATACAAAACAGATAGAACGAGATAATataattcaaaaattcaagaacgGAGAAATTGAAGTACTGATGAACTGTGGAATATTCACTGAAGGGACAGATATGCCAAACATTGATTGTATACTACTGTGTAGACCCACAAAATCACGGTCACTTTTAATTCAAATGATTGGAAGGGGGTTACGGTTACATCACTCGAAAGACAATTGTCATATCATTGACTTCATTGGGGCTTCTAATGTTGGAGTAGTTTCTGCACCTACGCTACTGGGGATAAGGAGTGATGAAACCGAGTTTGATGACGCTACAATGGAGGACTTAAAAGCAATTCAAGGCGAGATAGTAGCTAAACAACagaaaattgatgaaaaattaaaggccttatttcaaaataatgaaacaaCAGTGGGAAATGTATCTGAAAGAAATAGCGCTGTCAATTGGATTCAAAATGCAAATTCACTTGATTTGACCCTATGCTCCTTTGATAGTTTTAGAAATTTTACACAAAGTAATAACTCATATCCAGCCGGCAAGGAACTTGATGAAGCTTCTGAagcaataaaagaaatggagCTGCTAATGAACTCACAATACCCATGGGTGAAATTCGCCTCTAATGCATGGGGCCTCCCTTTAAAAGGCAAAAACCACTTGAGAGTATACAAAGAGAAATCAGAAGACAAATCATCGGTAGTATatcatttgaaaatgtATCGACAATTACCCTCTTTTATAACAAACAAATACGCAGACTATGTTCCAAAAAGCATAATAAAAGATGCTAGTCTTTGGAACGTGATGTCAAAGGTGGAAAAGATTATAAATACTTTGAACCAGGACTTGGAAGGGCAAACCATGCAATACCAGGCAATATCAAgcaaattttcaaaatggaGAAACGCAGCTCCTACGCCAAAGCAAAgatgttttgttttcaaaaaaattaagaaagTGTACGGTGAGTCTGCAAAAGATTTCATTAGTTTATCTTTGGATGACATTACTAAGTATATAGATACGAAGATGACGAAAGGTGATGCTTCGAACTTGATCTTTGCTAGCAGTTTGGCACCTGTCTATCCGCTGAAGTCACTATTACGAATTTtagaatatcaaaaaagaagatcatCTATAAAGTAA